The Oncorhynchus nerka isolate Pitt River unplaced genomic scaffold, Oner_Uvic_2.0 unplaced_scaffold_1391, whole genome shotgun sequence genome window below encodes:
- the LOC115117213 gene encoding LOW QUALITY PROTEIN: catenin beta-1-like (The sequence of the model RefSeq protein was modified relative to this genomic sequence to represent the inferred CDS: inserted 1 base in 1 codon; deleted 2 bases in 1 codon), whose protein sequence is MASQSDLMELDMAMEPDRKAAVSHWQQQSYLDSGIHSGATTTAPSLSGKGNPEEEDVDNQVLYEWEQGFSQSFTQDQVSDIDGQYAMTRAQRVRAAMFPETLDEGMQLPSTQFDGAHPTNVQRLAEPSQMLKHAVVNLINYQDDAELATRAIPELTKLLNDEDQVVVNKAAVMVHQLSKKEASRHAIMRSPQMVSAIVRTMQNTNDVETARCTAGTLHNLXHHREGLLAIFKSGGIPALVKMLGSPVDSVLFYAITTLHNLLLHQEGAKMAVRLAGGLQKMVALLNKTNVKFLAITTDCLQILAYGNQESKLIILASGGPQALVNIMRTYTYEKLLWTTSRVLKVLSVCSSNKPAIVEAGGMQALGLHLTDPSQRLVQNCLWTLRNLSDAATKQTTLAEVDVMQEGMEGLLGTLVQLLGSDDINVVTCAAGILSNLTCNNYKNKMMVCQVGGIEALVRTVLRAGDREDITEPAICALRHLTSRHQDAEMAQNAVRLHYGLPVVVKLLHPPSHWPLIKATVGLIRNLALCPANHAPLREQGAIPRLVQLLVRAHQDTQRRTSMGGTQQQFVEGVRMEEIVEGCTGALHILARDVHNRIVIRGLNTIPLFVQLLYSPIENIQRVAAGVLCELAQDKEAAEAIEAEGATAPLTELLHSRNEGVATYAAAVLFRMSEDKPQDYKKRLSVELTSSLFRTEPMTWNETGDLGLDIGAQGDALGYRQEDPSYRSFHSGGYGQDSMGMDSMMDHDMGAHHPGPEYPVDGLPDLGHAQDLIDGLPPGDSNQLAWFDTDL, encoded by the exons ATGGCTTCCCAGT CTGATCTGATGGAGCTGGACATGGCCATGGAGCCTGACCGGAAGGCTGCAGTGAGCCACTGGCAGCAGCAGTCCTACCTGGACTCTGGTATCCACTCAGGGGCTACCACCACCGCCCCCTCCCTGAGTGGGAAGGGCAAcccagaggaggaggatgtggataACCAGGTGCTGTACGAGTGGGAGCAGGGCTTCTCTCAGTCCTTCACACAAGACCAAGtgtcag acaTTGACGGGCAGTATGCCATGACCAGAGCCCAGAGGGTGCGTGCGGCCATGTTTCCAGAGACCCTGGACGAGGGCATGCAGCTCCCCTCCACCCAGTTTGATGGGGCCCACCCCACCAACGTGCAGCGGCTGGCTGAGCCCTCTCAGATGCTGAAGCATGCCGTGGTGAACCTCATCAACTATCAGGATGACGCCGAGCTGGCCACGCGTGCCATCCCTGAGCTGACCAAACTACTCAACGATGAGGACCAG GTGGTGGTGAACAAGGCTGCAGTGATGGTGCACCAGTTGTCCAAGAAGGAGGCTAGCCGCCACGCCATCATGCGCTCCCCCCAGATGGTGTCGGCAATCGTGCGCACCATGCAGAACACCAACGATGTGGAGACAGCCCGCTGCACCGCCGGCACCCTGCACAACC TCCACCACAGAGAGGGTCTGCTGGCCATCTTCAAGTCCGGGGGCATCCCCGCCCTTGTCAAAATGCTTGG GTCCCCAGTGGACTCAGTGCTGTTCTACGCCATCACCACCCTACACAACCTGCTGCTCCACCAGGAGGGTGCCAAGATGGCCGTGCGT CTGGCCGGGGGCCTGCAGAAAATGGTGGCCCTGCTCAACAAGACAAATGTCAAATTCCTCGCCATCACAACAGATTGCCTTCAGATTCTTGCCTACGGCAACCAAGAGAGCAAG CTTATCATCCTGGCCAGCGGTGGGCCCCAGGCCCTGGTCAACATCATGAGGACATACACATATGAAAAGCTGTTGTGGACTACCAGTAGAGTTCTCAAAGTGCTCTCTGTCTGCTCCAGCAACAAGCCTGCAATCGTAGAGGCTG GTGGTATGCAGGCTCTTGGGCTTCACCTCACAGACCCCAGTCAGAGACTAGTCCAGAACTGCCTGTGGACCCTCAGGAACCTGTCAGACGCTGCCACCAAACAG ACGACCTTAGCTGAAGTAGATGTGATGCAG GAGGGTATGGAAGGTCTGCTGGGGACCCTGGTCCAGCTCCTGGGCTCTGATGACATCAACGTGGTGACGTGTGCTGCTGGCATACTGTCCAACCTCACCTGCAACAACTACAAGAACAAGATGATGGTGTGTCAGGTTGGGGGGATTGAGGCGCTGGTCCGTACCGTGCTGCGTGCCGGAGACCGCGAGGACATCACTGAGCCGGCCATCTGCGCCCTGCGCCACCTCACCAGCCGCCACCAGGATGCTGAGATGGCCCAGAATGCTGTGCGGCTTCACTACGGCCTGCCTGTGGTGGTCAAGCTGCTGCATCCCCCCTCCCACTGGCCCCTCATCAAG GCCACTGTGGGCCTAATCCGTAACCTGGCTCTGTGTCCAGCCAACCATGCCCCTCTGCGTGAGCAGGGGGCCATCCCCAGACTGGTGCAGCTGCTGGTCAGAGCCCACCAGGACACCCAGAGACGCACCTCCATGGGAGGCACCCAGCAGCAGTTTGTG GAGGGAGTTCGTATGGAGGAGATTGTGGAGGGCTGTACTGGAGCTCTGCACATCTTGGCTAGAGATGTCCACAACAGAATCGTCATCAGAGGACTCAACACCATTCCACTCTTTGTCCAG CTGTTGTATTCTCCAATTGAGAACATTCAGCGTGTGGCTGCAGGAGTTCTGTGTGAGTTGGCTCAGGACAAGGAGGCAGCGGAGGCCATCGAGGCTGAGGGCGCCACCGCCCCCCTCACAGAGCTGCTTCACTCCAGAAACGAGGGCGTGG CCACCTATGCTGCTGCTGTTCTGTTCCGTATGTCTGAAGACAAGCCCCAGGACTATAAGAAGCGTCTGTCTGTGGAGCTCACCAGCTCCCTGTTCAGGACGGAGCCTATGACCTGGAACGAG ACAGGAGATCTGGGCCTGGACATCGGCGCTCAGGGAGATGCCCTGGGCTACCGTCAGGAAG ACCCTAGCTATCGCTCCTTCCACTCTGGGGGATATGGGCAGGACTCCATGGGTATGGACTCCATGATGGACCATGACATGGGTGCCCACCACCCCGGCCCTGAATACCCAGTCGACGGGCTGCCCGACCTGGGCCACGCCCAAGACTTGATCGATGGGCTTCCCCCAGGCGACAGCAATCAGTTGGCTTGGTTTGATACTGACCTGTAA